The following proteins are co-located in the Massilia litorea genome:
- a CDS encoding Bug family tripartite tricarboxylate transporter substrate binding protein — MNYASRATCIAAVVLSCTVALPALAQGDKPVRLIVPNAPGSSVDALSRIIGVPLGKSLGRPIVVENLPGAGGVPATGQLVRSAADGSTLAMVSNNHVVNPSLYKSMPFDSIKDVTTIALVAGSPFVLVAHPSLGVSNLKELVALAKTKPDQITIGSSGNGTILHLAAEELQHEAGVSFRHIPYKGTGQMTTDLLGGQIQLAFVGVTGAAQHIKAGKLRAIGVSTTTPSNILPGVLPLAQQGLPNYNMQGWIALIGPKDMARPLVTKLSTDLAHILETKEMQDALAAQGFTPIGGTPADAANVFRSDMAKYAKLVKQSGMSID, encoded by the coding sequence ATGAACTACGCATCCCGCGCAACCTGTATCGCCGCTGTTGTCCTGTCCTGCACCGTCGCGTTGCCCGCACTCGCCCAGGGCGACAAGCCGGTGCGCCTGATCGTCCCGAATGCGCCCGGTTCCAGCGTCGACGCGCTCTCGCGCATCATCGGCGTCCCGCTCGGGAAAAGCCTGGGGCGCCCGATCGTGGTCGAGAACCTGCCGGGCGCCGGCGGCGTCCCCGCGACCGGCCAGCTGGTACGGTCGGCCGCCGATGGCTCGACCCTGGCCATGGTCTCGAACAACCACGTGGTCAACCCGAGCCTGTACAAGTCGATGCCTTTCGATTCGATCAAGGACGTCACCACCATCGCCCTGGTCGCCGGCTCGCCCTTCGTGCTGGTTGCCCATCCCTCGCTGGGCGTGTCGAACCTGAAGGAGCTGGTCGCGCTGGCGAAAACGAAACCGGACCAGATCACCATCGGCTCCTCGGGCAACGGCACCATCCTGCACCTGGCGGCCGAGGAATTGCAGCACGAAGCAGGCGTCAGCTTCCGCCATATCCCTTATAAAGGCACCGGCCAGATGACGACCGACCTGCTGGGCGGCCAGATCCAGCTCGCCTTTGTCGGCGTCACCGGCGCCGCGCAGCACATCAAGGCGGGCAAGCTGCGTGCCATCGGCGTCTCGACCACGACGCCGTCGAACATCCTGCCGGGCGTGCTGCCGCTGGCGCAGCAGGGTCTCCCGAACTACAACATGCAGGGCTGGATCGCGCTGATCGGACCGAAGGACATGGCGCGCCCGCTGGTGACAAAGCTCTCCACCGACCTCGCCCACATCCTCGAAACGAAGGAGATGCAGGATGCGCTGGCGGCGCAGGGCTTCACGCCGATCGGCGGCACGCCGGCCGACGCCGCCAACGTGTTCAGGAGCGACATGGCGAAGTACGCCAAGCTGGTCAAGCAGTCCGGCATGAGCATCGACTAA